Proteins from one Nakamurella multipartita DSM 44233 genomic window:
- the rho gene encoding transcription termination factor Rho, giving the protein MTETTESLEVPTQDASSEAPRAGRGRSRKGEGLSGMVLTDLKAMASQLGIRGTSGMRKGDLVAAITAKQSGGHAGAPAAHEPAGPTNGSAPATNGHAREPELPLGEIAPPAQAAPERSAPTQDRSPAEPEGGRTADHGADTAGPGEPDRSADRGTDNGPAEGADGADGGEDGQRNRRNRRGRRDGRDNRNEGRTDNRSEVRTENRPEAAADGGSANGVATASGDRAQQGRDQQRDQNRDQGRDRDQNRDANRGQAGNRSDNRSDSRPDNRSDNRSDSRPDNRSDSRSDSRSDNRSDNRRDDDEDDGRGRRGRRYRDRNRRGSSRERYAEGPSEPELRDDDVLVPVAGILDVLDSYAFIRTSGYLTGPNDVYVSLSQVRKNGLRRGDAVTGAVRAQREGEQQRQKFNALVRLDSVNGLDPEQARNRPEFTKLTPLYPNERLRLETESHLLTTRVIDLVMPVGKGQRALIVSPPKAGKTMVMQAIANAIAKNNPECHLMVVLVDERPEEVTDMQRSVKGEVIASTFDRPPADHTMVAELSIERAKRLVEMGRDVVVLLDSITRLGRAYNLAAPASGRILSGGVDSTALFPPKRFLGAARNIENGGSLTIFASALVETGSAGDTVIFEEFKGTGNAELKLDRRLADKRIFPAIDVDQSSTRKEDLLMSPDELAVVVKLRRVLAALDTQQSIELVLDRLRKTRSNIEFLMQVAKNTPGGSD; this is encoded by the coding sequence GTGACGGAAACCACGGAGTCGCTCGAAGTTCCCACCCAGGACGCCTCCTCCGAGGCGCCACGCGCGGGCCGGGGACGGTCCCGCAAGGGCGAGGGACTGTCGGGCATGGTGCTGACCGACCTCAAGGCGATGGCCTCCCAGCTGGGCATTCGCGGCACGTCGGGCATGCGCAAGGGCGATCTGGTCGCCGCGATCACCGCCAAGCAGAGCGGTGGTCACGCCGGCGCGCCGGCCGCCCACGAACCCGCCGGCCCGACCAACGGGTCGGCTCCGGCCACCAACGGTCATGCCCGCGAGCCCGAACTGCCGCTGGGCGAGATCGCCCCGCCGGCCCAGGCGGCGCCCGAACGCAGCGCGCCCACCCAGGACCGCTCGCCGGCCGAGCCCGAGGGCGGCCGGACGGCCGACCACGGCGCCGACACCGCCGGGCCGGGCGAGCCGGATCGCAGTGCCGACCGGGGGACCGACAACGGTCCCGCCGAGGGCGCCGACGGGGCCGACGGTGGCGAGGACGGCCAGCGCAACCGCCGCAACCGGCGCGGACGCCGTGACGGCCGGGACAACCGCAACGAGGGCCGGACCGACAACCGGTCCGAGGTTCGCACCGAGAACCGCCCCGAGGCCGCGGCCGACGGCGGCTCGGCCAACGGCGTCGCCACCGCCAGCGGTGACCGGGCCCAGCAGGGCCGTGACCAGCAGCGGGACCAGAACCGTGACCAGGGCCGGGACCGGGACCAGAACCGGGACGCCAACCGCGGCCAGGCCGGCAACCGCTCGGACAATCGCTCGGACAGCCGTCCGGACAATCGTTCCGACAACCGGTCGGACAGCCGTCCGGACAATCGTTCCGACAGCCGTTCCGACAGCCGTTCCGACAACCGGTCGGACAACCGGCGCGACGACGATGAGGACGACGGCCGCGGCCGCCGGGGTCGCCGCTACCGCGACCGCAACCGGCGGGGCAGCAGCCGCGAGCGCTACGCCGAGGGCCCCAGCGAGCCGGAACTGCGCGACGACGACGTGCTGGTGCCGGTCGCCGGCATCCTGGACGTGCTCGACTCGTACGCCTTCATCCGCACCTCCGGGTACCTGACCGGCCCGAACGATGTGTACGTCTCGCTGTCCCAGGTCCGCAAGAACGGCCTGCGCCGCGGCGACGCGGTCACCGGCGCGGTCCGGGCGCAGCGCGAGGGGGAGCAGCAGCGGCAGAAGTTCAACGCCCTGGTGCGGCTCGACTCGGTCAACGGCCTGGATCCCGAGCAGGCCCGCAACCGGCCCGAGTTCACCAAGCTGACCCCGCTCTACCCGAACGAGCGGCTGCGGCTGGAGACCGAATCGCACCTGCTCACCACCCGGGTCATCGACCTGGTCATGCCGGTCGGCAAGGGTCAGCGCGCGCTGATCGTCTCGCCGCCCAAGGCCGGCAAGACGATGGTGATGCAGGCCATCGCCAACGCGATTGCCAAGAACAACCCCGAGTGCCACCTGATGGTCGTCCTGGTCGACGAGCGTCCGGAAGAGGTCACCGACATGCAGCGATCGGTCAAGGGTGAGGTCATCGCCTCCACCTTCGACCGGCCGCCGGCCGACCACACCATGGTCGCCGAGCTGTCCATCGAGCGGGCCAAGCGCCTGGTCGAGATGGGCCGCGACGTGGTCGTGCTGCTGGACTCGATCACCCGGCTGGGTCGGGCCTACAACCTGGCCGCCCCCGCGTCCGGCCGGATCCTGTCCGGTGGGGTCGACTCGACGGCGCTGTTCCCGCCCAAGCGGTTCCTGGGCGCGGCCCGCAACATCGAGAACGGCGGCTCGCTGACCATTTTCGCCTCCGCTCTGGTGGAGACCGGATCGGCCGGCGACACGGTGATCTTCGAGGAGTTCAAGGGCACCGGCAACGCCGAGCTCAAGCTGGACCGGCGGCTGGCCGACAAGCGGATCTTCCCGGCGATCGACGTCGATCAGTCCTCGACCCGTAAGGAAGACCTGCTCATGTCGCCCGACGAGCTGGCCGTCGTGGTCAAGCTGCGCCGGGTGCTCGCCGCGCTGGACACCCAGCAGTCGATCGAGCTGGTCCTGGACCGGTTGCGCAAGACCCGCAGCAACATCGAGTTCCTGATGCAGGTGGCCAAGAACACGCCGGGCGGCAGTGACTGA
- a CDS encoding PPOX class F420-dependent oxidoreductase — protein MTDHAPGPAELLGRASYMLLTTFRRDGTPVPTPVWVMPADTAWPGTAGDQLWVWTNPSAGKVKRLRRDGRCEVAPCTMRGEPLGRSVPAVGRVLPESSVPRVLAALTRKYRLSGLLATLGPRLGLSPVGVLGIRLAPAAAPE, from the coding sequence GTGACTGATCACGCGCCGGGTCCGGCCGAGCTGCTCGGCCGGGCCTCGTACATGCTGCTGACCACCTTTCGCCGGGACGGCACCCCCGTGCCGACCCCGGTGTGGGTGATGCCGGCCGACACCGCCTGGCCGGGCACCGCCGGCGATCAGCTGTGGGTGTGGACCAACCCGAGCGCCGGCAAGGTCAAACGGCTGCGCCGGGACGGGCGCTGCGAGGTGGCGCCGTGCACCATGCGCGGCGAACCGCTGGGCCGCTCGGTGCCGGCCGTCGGGCGGGTGCTGCCGGAATCGTCGGTGCCCCGGGTGCTGGCCGCCCTGACCCGCAAGTACCGGCTCTCGGGCCTGCTGGCCACCCTCGGCCCCCGCCTGGGCCTGTCCCCGGTCGGCGTCCTGGGCATCCGGCTGGCTCCCGCAGCCGCCCCGGAATAG
- the rpmE gene encoding 50S ribosomal protein L31 — MKTGIHPTYVTTEVHCGCGNTFTTRSTETSGQIHVEVCSNCHPFYTGKQKILDTGGRVARFEARYGKRSR; from the coding sequence ATGAAGACTGGCATCCACCCGACCTACGTGACCACCGAGGTCCACTGCGGTTGCGGTAACACCTTCACCACCCGCAGCACCGAGACCAGCGGTCAGATCCACGTCGAGGTCTGCTCCAACTGCCACCCGTTCTACACCGGCAAGCAGAAGATCCTGGACACCGGCGGCCGGGTCGCGCGCTTCGAGGCGCGGTACGGCAAGCGCAGCCGTTAG